Genomic DNA from Gilliamella sp. ESL0441:
CAGTAAAAGTTGTTACTGATAAAGATGGATATGCACTCTACTTTTCACGTGCAACCATTCCTTGGGAAAGGGATCGCTTTGCAAAATCAGCCGATCTTCTCAAACAAACAAGTATTGGTGATTTTTATCTTCGTCATATCGGGATTTATGCTTATCGGGCTGGTTTTATTCGTCAGTACATCAATTGGGCACCTTCCACCCTTGAACAGATTGAAATGCTAGAACAGTTGCGTGTACTTTGGTACGGTGAAAAAATTCATGTGGCTGTTGCTAAACAAGCACCTGCTATTGGAGTTGATACCCAAGAAGACTTAGAAAAAGTCAGACTGTTATTTAAGGACTAAAATATGACACAATTTACGGGATTTACCCAAACGGGGCTTAATTTTTTACAAGATGTATGGATCAACAATAGTAAAGCATGGTTTGAAGAGCACCGATCAATCTATGATAACGAATTAATCAAACCTTTCAGGCTATTAGTAGAACAGTTAACCCCCAACATGCTGAAAATTGATGAATGGTTTGAAACAAAACCCGTTATTGGGAAAACCATATCTCGTATTCATCGTGATACGCGTTTTTCAAAAGATAAATCGTTATACCGCAGTCGGTTATGGTTAACCTTTAAACGACCAAACCGAGATTGGAAAGAAGCGCCTGCTTACTTTTTTGAAATAGCGCCTAATTGTTATCGTTATGGACTTGGCTACTATTGCGCATCAAAACAAACAATGGATATCTTTCGGGAAGAGATTCTTAATGACAGCACAAAATTTTTAGAGATGATTCGCTGCGTTAAAAAACCATTT
This window encodes:
- a CDS encoding DUF2461 domain-containing protein; this encodes MTQFTGFTQTGLNFLQDVWINNSKAWFEEHRSIYDNELIKPFRLLVEQLTPNMLKIDEWFETKPVIGKTISRIHRDTRFSKDKSLYRSRLWLTFKRPNRDWKEAPAYFFEIAPNCYRYGLGYYCASKQTMDIFREEILNDSTKFLEMIRCVKKPFELVGESYKRPLIKDQDAKIATWYNRKSLAAMVTNTNIEDLLNEDLPNKLSKGFKQLLPLYNYLMRVEMIKNIPNL